The genome window TCGGGGCTACTGTGGGCAGCCCACTCTGAGAAGTTGTGGATTTGTGCACCAACCGGAGGCCATGCGAAGCTCAGTGTAATGCCGAGGAAAATCGCAGCGAATGCGGTGATGATCGGCACGAAGCGCTTGCCGGAGAAGAAACCTAGGTAGCTCGGTAATTGTATTCGGAAATACTTGTTAAATAAGAACCCCGCCAGGCTACCAACGAGTATCCCCCCGAATACTCCAGTATCGATACTCTCAACTCCCATGATTGTTTTGGTTTCGACGCCCAGAGTCGTCGCCATTTGTCCCATCGAGGCGAGCATCACGAAGAAGCCTACGGTAGCGGCGAGTGCTGCCACACCGTCATTCTCAGTGTAGCCGAGTGCGACACCGAGTGCGAAGATCAGCGGCAGAATGCCAAAGATCGCGCCGCCAGCAGTTTCCATAAACGCAGAGATGTCTGAGGGGATAAATGATAAGCCTGCGGCGCCGAGTCCGAGCAAGATACCCGCTGCTGGTAGCACGGAGACGGGCAACATCAGTGCCTTTCCGAGTTTTTGCAGGTTTGCGAACGCACCTTGTGCGAACGACTTGAGTGTATTGTTATTCGTATTCATCGAATGATCCTTTGTTAAAATTAAAGACTGGAGACTAACTCGCGCACTTCAGTGGCATCTTTTAGAGACAACGCTTTTTTAGCGAGGAGACGGCACTCATCCATTGAGAGCGTCCGGATTTGGGCTTTGATGTCTGGTATTGAAAGTGCGGATACACTGAGCTTATGCACGCCTAGGCCAACGAGTAGGGCGACGGCTTGCGGGTCGGCAGCAATGCCACCGCAGACGCTGATGCGCTTGTCGGCATGATTCATCGCATCGGCAGCCATGCCGATGAGTCGCAGGACTGCGGGGCTTAGGCCATCGGCTTGCGCCGCAAGTTTTGGATGCCCTCGATCAATCGCCAATGTGTATTGAGCCAGATCGTTGGTGCCGACTGAGAAGAAGTCGGCGACTTCGGCAAAGGACTCGGCCATGAGTGCGGTCGAGGGCACTTCGATCATCAAGCCAACTTTGACTTCCGGTAGCTCCAGTGCCTTGCGCTCTTCTTCGACGATCGCTTTGGCGCGAGTGAAGTCGGAGAGCGTCGTGACCATCGGAAACATGATTTCCAGTGGGCCTGCTTCAGCAGCACGTAGGATCGCGCGAATCTGTGTGCGGAAGATGGCCGGGCGATTCAGGCTAACACGAATACCGCGCTCACCGAGGAACGGATTGTCTTCTTTCGGGATCGGTAGGTAGGTCAGTGGCTTATCGCCGCCCACATCCAAGGTTCGAATCACTAGCGTTTGCGTGTCGCCGTGCACCTTCAGCATTTTGCGATAGACTTGCTCTTGCTCATCTTCGGTCGGTGCTTGGTTGCGGCTTTGGAAGAGCAGCTCCGTGCGGAGCAGGCCGACGCCTTCGCCGCCAAATTGCACGCCGTGTTTCACGTCCTGAAGGTTCGCGGCATTGGCTACCACATTGATGGTGTGCCCATCTTTAGTGATTGCCGGTTCCATGCAATGCTCACGATTTTCAGCGCGTTGCTTGGCAAGCGTCTCAATCATTTGGCGCGCTTGGCTGAGCTTTGCTTCGGATACATTGAGCTCAGCGGTGCCAGTGTTACCGTCCAAGATAATCGAAGTGCCGTTCTCTAGGCTCAGTGCGCGACGTTCGATGCCAGCAATCGCAGGCAAGCCCATGGCACGAGCCAAGATGGCTACGTGTGAGGTGCTGCCGCCTTGCACCGTCGCAAATCCACAAACCTTCGTGCGATCTAGTGTGGCCGTTTGTGAAGGTGTGAGATCTTCGGCGATCACGATGCTGCCTGTTGGGATTTCCAGTGCTTCAGCTTCGTGGCCAAGAATACATTTCAGCGTGCGCTCGCCAACATCGCGCAAGTCGTTGGCACGTTGTGCGAGTAGGGTGCTTTCGAGTGCTGCCAGGCTGTCGACCTCGTTCTTGTAGGTCTTTTGCCATGCGTAAGCAGCGCTCTTGCCACGGTTGATTTCGACCATCGCGGCGTCGAGTAGTTCAGGGTCGTCCAGTAACTCTTGATGTGCCAAAAAGATTTCAGCTTCAGCTGATTCAGCACCTTCGAAGAGTCCCTGCAACTGCCCGATGGCGGTTTTAACGCCTTGTTCGATTCGCTGCTTCTCGATGGATGGCTCCTCGCCATACTCTTCGACGTGTAGCACGACCTTACGTAGCTGATAGACTTTGCCAACGGCGATGCCTGTCGATGCGCTGACACCGGTGAGCTTATTCACGTCGCCGGACTCTGGCTCGGGTGAGCTCTCGGGGGTATCGATTTTTGATTCAGTGTCGACGGTCGTGCTTGTGACATCTTCGCCTAGGCCAGACATGATCTCAGCGGTTAGGGCTTCGATCGCTTCAGCGGCATCCGAACCGGATGCACGAATCAGCACCGTTGCCTGTGAGCCAATCTCCATTTTCATGATGGCGGTCGTGCTCTTGGCATTGGCGCGTTTCTCTCCGCATACGATCTCAATTGCGGAGTCGAACGACTTTGCTTTTTTCGCCAACACCGCAGCCGGTCGTGCATGTAAGCCCGCCGGATTCGCCAGTTGGATTGGGCTGGAGTTGATTGCGGATGCCGTGTCGAGCTCCTTGCTGTTCGTATCAGCGGTCGCTCCGATGACAGTGAAGAGCCTGTCCTTGCCTGCATTCACAAATCCAGAATTTGTATCGAGCGTGAGGTTCTCGCTGTTGGTGATGACGATTTGTGTGAGTAAGCTTTTTGAGTTGCGAGCGACATAGTCCATGTCGAATTCGATCAGTAAGTCGCCGCTAACTATACTTTGGCCTTCTTTGACTAAAGGTTTAAAGCCTTTCCCTTTGAGGGCGACGGTATCGATGCCGATGTGCATCATGATCTCCAGTCCTGCACTGGTCGTGAAAGTGACCGCATGGTGTGATGGGTGGACCTGCGTGATTGTGCCATCGCATGGGGCGAGTAGTTGGTTGGTTGTCGGGTCGATGGAGACGCCGTCGCCGACCATACGTTGGGCAAATACAGGGTCGGGGACGTTCTCGATCGGCACCATTGGCCCTGACAAGGGAGCAAGGAGTTCTAGTTTGTTTGGGGTGTCTGACTTCATTGTTCTTTGATCATTACGGGTTCGAATGATTGAAGCATCGTTAGGGGTAGGATCGTGGGGATACTTTTCCTAATGATGATTCGCGATGTTTAGAAGTATATCTAGTTTGGTCGAATGTGAACATAGACAAAACGCGCATCTTGCATGACTGTTTTCGATATGATGGGGGTAATCTTGCTTTAGATTAGCTATTTAGAAAATCGCGTGGGGTGTTGCCTATGAGTGTTTTAAAGCGCCGGCTGAAGTGAAATGGATCGGCATAGCCTAGTAGATCGGATACCACATTTACGCTGAATCCGTTCTGAAGTAGCTCTTTTGCCTTCTGCGCACGCACGGTGTCTTGGAATGTTTTGGGACTGAGCCCCGTCTCTTGTTTAAACACACGGCGCAGCTGCGCTTCACTTAAATGGCAGAACTCGGCCATTTCGTGACTGTCACGCCAGATCTCGGGGTGTTGCCGGATGGCATCGATCAAGGCTGCGATACGTGAGGGTGCTTCAGTGCTGCTTAAGCGTTCGACTTCGAGTTCAGTAAATAAGTGAAACAACGCACTATGTGCTCTGAGCGCACCTGCTGGAGTGCCTTCTTTGGCATGTCGTATGATGCTGAGCAAACGCCTGGATGCGCCGATCGAGCGCACCCCTTCGTTTAATAGATTCGTCTGTTTTAAGTGTTCAGCTAAGCCACCGTTGAAGCAGATGCAGTCCACCGTTGCATCGCCTGTTGCAGCTGCAAAGTCGAATGCCGTGTCTGGATAAAACAGCAGGCAATCACCAGCCGAGACTGCGGTGCGCGCATCGGATTGCGTCCAAAGCCATGCACTACCTTGGGTCACATGCACGATGCTATAAAAGTCTAGGCCGCGTGGTTGCACATCGCTGCGTGCTTTCAACGTATACGACGTCAGCAAACCGAACAGATCCATTTCGATCGCATCGGAGGCCACATCTTCCCTGAAGTAGCGTATCAGATTGTCTTGAAGATTAAAATTGGGGGTAAACTGCATGCTGTAAGCTACCAAGCATATGAAAACTAATCATGAGTATCAATGCTTCAGAGCAATAAAAACTTGGTTTTTATTAGAGCTCGGTATCGATCGCTTGAGTCAATCGGTCGCGGGCGCGCAGCACTTCAGCAAAGGCCACTTCACTGTAGCTACCGAACAGCGGATTGCCGCGCAGGCCCCGCGTGGCGGAGACCGCAGGGGAATTGAGGCCGCAGAGAAAGCGGGCTTGCTGGCGTGGACGGCTAAGTGCTTTGGCGTTCTTTGCTACGAGGGCAGTGAAGTTGCTCAGATCGGTGTTCTCAATGCTGGCATGGTGGCGCTCCGTTAGCTTCGCGGGCGCATCGCCGAGGCAGATTCCGCAATGGCCGCAGGGCTCAATCGGTTCGCCGAAATAGTGGAGCAATTTACCTGTCAGGCAGCTGTCGCTTTGCGCATAGGCGAGCATGGATTCGATGCGGCTGATTTCCATCGTTTCGTGTTGCAGGAAGGTTTCCTGTAACTGTTGGCACAGCGCCGGGATGTCGACGTCTTGCTCTAGTCGGCGAAAGCGTTGCCGGTAGCCCGCGAGTTGTAGTTGAGCGAGGCCTTTGTGTTGTAGGCTGTCGAGTGCGCGTAGGATCACGTTGCGCTGCTGACCGGTGTGTGCCATCGCTTTGTCGATGTCTAAAGTGATCCACTTGCGTGCCTTTGTGCAGCAGGTGAAGATCTTACGGATAAAGGCGGCTTGGTTGTCGGGATACTGCGCGAGGATTTCGGCACTGCTGCCTGATGGTGCAAATCGAATGTCGCCGTAGTAGTGGCCCTCGGAGCGGATGATGCCTTTGAGCTCCAAGCGCGTGAGCAAGGTATTGACCACCAGCTGACGAATGTCGTGGCGACGTGAAAGGTCGGTGATCGCAATGTCGATTTCGTCATCGGAGCCGAGCAACTCCGTGACGATTGAGGTGATGCTCGATGGATCAGGCGTGTCACCATAGACGAAGTTTTCCAGGGCAGTGCAATCATCCGCGCAGGCGAATAGCTCGCAAACCGAAGGCGCGCCATCTCGACCCGCGCGGCCGATCTCTTGCATGTAACTTTCGTAGCCTTTGGCCATCTGATAGTGATACACGTAGCGGATGTCGGACTTATCGACGCCCATGCCGAACGCAATCGTCGCGCAAATGATGGGCACGTCGCCGTTCATGAAGGCCTCTTGAGTGGCAACGCGGTCTTCGGATTTCATGCCCGCGTGGTAGGCCTTGGCGTCGAAGCCTTCTTTGACTAAATGCTCGGCGACTTCTTCGGCATGACGTTGGAGGCTGACGTAAATAATCGTAGCGCCCGCGGGGCGTTCCTTCATGCGCTGAACCAGAAGCGCCGGTCGCTCTGAGTCGCTGCAACTGGTAACGCGCAGCTCTAGGTTGGGGCGATGAAACCCTGTATTGACGATGTCGCCCTCCGCGATGTCGAAGGCGCGTGCCATATCGTCGGACACTTGCGGCGTGGCCGTCGCGGTGAGTGCCAGCACACGCTCGACCTTTAGTTCTTTCGCGGCGCTGGCGAGTTTCAGGTAGTCGGGGCGGAAGTTGTGACCCCACGAGGAGATGCAGTGTGCCTCGTCGACAGCGAGCAGGCTGATGCGTTGATCGTGGATGAGATTCAGGAATCGCTCGTTGCCAAGGCGCTCGGGTGCGACGAAGAGTAGTTTGAGTTGTCCACCGCGAATGTCTTGTGTGACGCGGCGATAGGTTTCTTCGTCGAGGCTGGAGTCTAGGCGTTCCGCCGCGACGCCGCGTGCCTGCAGGCTGTCGATCTGATCTTTCATCAGTGCCAGCAGGGGCGAGACGACCAAGGTCAATCCCGGCAGTAGAAGGGCGGGGAGTTGGTAGCACAGACTCTTGCCCGAACCCGTGGGGAAAATGGCGCTGGCACTGCGTCCTTCTAAGAGCGTCTGGATGACCTGCTCCTGTCCGGGGCGAAACGCGTCGAAGCCAAAAGTCGTCTTGAGGATAGAAAGTGGGTCGGTCTGTTCGGTCATGGGTAGGGGAGAAGAACTGAGATCTGTCCTTGTGTCATGTTTAAACCATGCGAACGGCGCAGTTGTGTCTGCGCAGAGATTGGGCGTAGCAATGTGACGCGAGTCACGTCTTGCAGAGTGTTGGCGGCGTGCTGCGTCGACCTCGCTAGCGCGAGTTCGCTAGGTGGTTGTGCGGAGGATCGGTTGTAGCATTGCTACGCCATCTTCGGCAGACCTACGTCCTGCCTTATACCGAGCCTAGGTCCACTTTTTTATCTGACTTCTTAGTCTTGGGTGGATTCCAGTGATACTACAGCTCCCTTGTCGTGTTACTCGATCGCACTGATCCGCATGCGGTAGAATACGGATTCTGTTCCATCCACCGGTAAATCTACGGTTGGCTCACTAGGATCTGCCGAGAAGGTTAAGCTTTCATCAACCTGCCAACTTTCGGGGTCGCTTAGGTCTGTTGTTGATTCGATGGCAAATTGGCAGTGTTCATTGGGCGGGCTATAGTGCATTCGCATGCTTTCATTTCCGTGGCTGTGCCAACTTTTGAAGTTGGAATCCTTATGTAATGGGTTCGTTCCGAGCACACGTTCCAGTTTATTGGGAACTTGATCACCGTCACTGTCCTCATTGAGGGCGAGCGTTTCACTTGCGTATCCTTTCCAAGTCGGCGTGGTAAGCCACGATGCATCCTCATAAAAATACACTTTGAAAGCAGTTGCGTTATTTGAGAAGACTGATGAGGGCAGGCTGACCGAAGCATCTCCGTCGAAGATGACACTTGTCAGGTTGCTGCAATGGCTGAAAGCACTATAGCTAATACTGGTGACACTGGCAGGTATCGTCACGCTGATCAGGCTGGTGCAGTAGCGGAAAGCCGAGCCGCCGATACTAGTGACGCTGCTGCCGATTGTCACGTTTGTCAGGCTGCTACAGTTGTTGAAAGCAGAACCTCTTATAATGGTGACGCCGCTGCCGATTATTACGTTAGTCAGATTGCTGCAAAAACTGAAAGCTGAACCGTCGAGACTAGTGACACTGTCCGGTATCGTCACGCTAATCAGGCTCGTGCAGCCCGCGAATGGTGCCCAGCCGAGACTAATGACACCGTCAGGGATTGTAATGCTGCTCAGGTAGCTGCAGTGATAGAAAGCATAATCGGCGATATCAGTGACGCTGGTAGGAATTGTGAACGCCCCAGTCTTTCTAGCTGGATAATGAATCAGTGTTGTTTGGCGCTTGTTAAATAAAACACCTGCGATACTGGAGTAGTATCGATTGTCCAGATCTACATCGATACTTATTAGGTTGTCGCAGTTGGTGAAAACCGAAGAACCAATCCTGGTAATACTGTCAGAGATTGTGATGCTGTTCAGGTAGCTGCAGCGATAGAACGCCCGATCATTGATCCTGGTGACGCTGTTAGGGACTGTGAACGCGCCAGTCTTCTTACTTGGGTATTTAATTAATGTTCTCTGAGACTTGTCCAATAGGGCACCGTCTATACTGGAATAGTATTGGTTGGAGGAATGCACATCGATACTCGTTAGGTTACTGCAATCCTGGAAAGCGCTGTCGCCGATATTGTTGACGTTGACGGGGATTGTCACGCTCGTCAGATTTTCGCAATTATCGAAAGCCGAATCGCCAATACTAATGACACTCTCGGGGATTGTCACGCTGGTCAACCTTCTACAATACTCGAAAGCCGAATCGCCGATACTGGTTACGGGCATGCTCTCAATGGTTTCAGGGATTACCAACTCACCCGAAGCATAGGCGTAACAGTCGGTGATGGTAATGCTATCTTCATCTATCACATAGGTTAAATCACTAACGTCAGCTGCATTTGAGCTAACCTGTAGGCTGCAGATGATAAAGATGCTTAAGAGTAGGTGTTTCATATGAATTTACGTGCTGTTGGGAGTAGTATTCTGATCCAGAAGTGGAGTCAGGCAGGCTGATGTCAAACTAACTGTATGTTGAATTTGGATTTTTTGATTTAGATGGCAGTTCCTCTCGCTCGACACTGGCGTGTGATCTGCAATCGCGGGGTAAACCCGCTCTCTGCAAGCTTCGCGTTTCTTGGCGTAACTTCGCGGGCAAAATATGTTGATTCGTGTGGAAGGGATGCCTGTGTCGAAAGTGGCATTTGTCGACGAGTCGAATTCATACATATCATTTTATCCTGATATGTTGATAAGTTGCTTGATTAATTTGGAGTATTGGGATTACTTACCGGTCTTATGAGCAAAAATTTCATCTTTTCTTCCGAGTCTGTGGGCGAAGGTCATCCGGATAAAGTCGCTGATTATATCTCAGACAGCATATTAGATGCGTGTCTTGAGCAGGATCCCAATAGCCGTGTGGCGTGTGAGACATTGGTTAAGAGCAACTGCGTGTTCCTTGCTGGGGAGATCTCCACGAATGCGAAACTCAACTACGAGGAGATCGTTCGCCAAGCGATTCGTGAGATCGGTTACACCAACGACGACGATATCTTCCATGCGGATCAGGTCTTCGTCTCGAATATTTTAACGGCACAGTCCTCCGATATCGCACAGGGCGTGGATGCTGCTGAAGCTGCTGGCAAAAAAACTGCCGAGCAGGGTGCGGGTGACCAAGGCATTATGTTTGGTTACGCTTGTAATCAAACTCCTGAATTGATGCCTGCTGCGATCATGTATGCACACCGTCTCCTCCGTGAGATGGCACGTCAGCGCAAGGAGCTTAAAGTTGATTGGCTTCGCCCGGACGTGAAGAGCCAAGTCGCACTCGAGTATGTGGACGGTCAGCCAGTCGCCATTAAGAACGTGGTGATCTCAACGCAGCACGCGGAAGGTAAAGCGCACGCCGAGATTGAGGCATTTTGTATCGAAGTGATCCGTAAGGTGCTGCCAGCTGAGATGCTGACCGATCAGACCGAGTATTTGATCAACCCAACGGGTAACTTCGTAATTGGCGGCCCGCAAGGTGACGCTGGTTTAACTGGACGTAAGATCATCGTGGACACCTACGGTGGTTGGGCGCGTCACGGTGGTGGTGCTTTCTCTGGTAAAGACCCATCCAAGGTGGACCGTTCTGCAGCCTACTTTACGCGTTGGGTGGCTAAGAACATTGTCGCCGCTGGTCTCGCGGATGAGTGTGAACTACAAGTCGCTTACGCGATCGGTCACCCATACCCGACCAGCGTGCACGTTGATACATTTGGCACTGGCACCGTGAGCGATGCCGAAATAGCGGCTGCAGCACAGAAGGTTTTTAGCTTCAAGCCGGCCGACATCGTCAGCCAGCTCGATCTGCTGCGCCCGATTTACCGCGAGTCCACACACTACGGTCACTTCGCCAAGGACAACCTTCCATGGGAGTCCACTCACAAAGCCGACGAATTGAAGGCTGCACTGTAAGGAATACGACTAAGAGAACGATTAGGATTCGAAATTAAACTATTATGAGCACAGACACACTTACCAAAACAGATTATAAGGTCAAAGACATCACACTTGCGGACTTCGGTCGCAAGGAAGTCGAGATCGCACAATTCGAAATGCCAGGTCTTATGGCGACCTGCGAAAAATACGCGGATGAGCAACCGCTCAAAGGCGTGCGCATCATGGGCTCGTTGCACATGACCATTCAGACCGCGGTCTTGATCGAAACGCTTCAGAAGCTCGGTGCGGATGTGCGCTGGTGCTCTTGCAATATTTTCTCCACACAAGATCATGCTGCGGCCTACGTGGCGAAGAATCTCGGTGTGCCGGTCTTCGCTTGGAAGGGTGAGACACTCGAGGAATACTGGTGGTGCACTGAACAAGCGCTCACATGGCCAGACGGTTCTGGTCCAGAGCTCATCGTCGACGACGGTGGCGATGCGACGCTACTGATTCACAAGGGCTATGAACTTGAAGATGGTAGCGACTGGGTGAATTCCGAGTCCGGCAGCCATGAGGAGTCTGTGATCAAAGCACTGCTCAAAAAGATTCATGCTGAAGATTCTTCGAAGGATCACTTTCACAAGGTCGTCAAAGACTGGAAGGGTGTTTCGGAAGAAACGACTACAGGTGTGCACCGTCTCTACGAAATGCACAACGCGGGCAAGCTCCTCGTGCCTGCGATCAACGTGAACGACTCCGTGACCAAGTCGAAGTTCGATAACCTCTATGGCTGCCGCGAGTCGCTACTCGATGGTATCAAGCGTGCAACCGATGTAATGATCGCGGGTAAAGTCGGCGTCGTCTGTGGCTATGGCGATGTGGGCAAGGGCTGTGCGGCGGCACTGAAGGGCATGGGCGCGCAAGTCGTCGTGACCGAAGTCGATCCGATCTGCGCACTTCAAGCTGCAATGGAAGGCTACCGCGTCTTAACGGTCGAAGATACACTTGGCTGGGGTGACATCTACGTCACCACTACAGGTAACTACGGCATCATCACTGCAGACCACATGTCGAAGATGAAGGATCAAGCGATCGTTTGTAATATCGGTCACTTCGATAACGAAATCGGCGTGGATGCACTCGACAAGATGCCTGGCGTTGAAGTTGAAATGATCAAGCCTGACAACGAAGGTGCCGTGGACAAATATACCTTCCCAGACGGTCACAGCATCTACTTGCTCGCCAAGGGACGCCTTGTGAACCTTGGTTGTGCAACAGGTCACCCGTCCTTTGTGATGTCCAACAGCTTCACCAACCAAGCGCTCGCTCAAATCGAGCTTTGGAGGCAAGTTGAGAAATACACTCCAGGAGTTTACATCTTGCCGAAGCACATCGACGAAGAAGTGGCACGTCTGCACCTCGAAAAGATTGGCTGCAAGCTCACTACACTCAGCGAAGAGCAGGCCTCTTACATCGGCGTGAAGCCATCTGGCCCATACAAGCCAGAGCACTACCGCTACTAGGTCGGAGGGATGCGCTTTGTCGCGTCTACAGTAGATCCTATTTTCGAAAGCGTCCTCCTCGGAGGGCGCTTTTTTTGTTATGCTGCCGCGAATCCAGTGTTGTGAGTTTCGTTGGGAGGGATGGCCTACGCGCCGTCTGCACTGCCTAAGCGCCGAGCCTCAGCACAGAACCAAAGCACCAGCACGCCGCAAGACGAGCCGGAGCTCGTCCCTCTCGCTACATCCTCTCGCTGCAGGCACAAAAAAACCGAGCCCTGAGGCTCGGTTTTAAAAGTGGTGGTCGAA of Lentimonas sp. CC4 contains these proteins:
- the ptsP gene encoding phosphoenolpyruvate--protein phosphotransferase, whose product is MKSDTPNKLELLAPLSGPMVPIENVPDPVFAQRMVGDGVSIDPTTNQLLAPCDGTITQVHPSHHAVTFTTSAGLEIMMHIGIDTVALKGKGFKPLVKEGQSIVSGDLLIEFDMDYVARNSKSLLTQIVITNSENLTLDTNSGFVNAGKDRLFTVIGATADTNSKELDTASAINSSPIQLANPAGLHARPAAVLAKKAKSFDSAIEIVCGEKRANAKSTTAIMKMEIGSQATVLIRASGSDAAEAIEALTAEIMSGLGEDVTSTTVDTESKIDTPESSPEPESGDVNKLTGVSASTGIAVGKVYQLRKVVLHVEEYGEEPSIEKQRIEQGVKTAIGQLQGLFEGAESAEAEIFLAHQELLDDPELLDAAMVEINRGKSAAYAWQKTYKNEVDSLAALESTLLAQRANDLRDVGERTLKCILGHEAEALEIPTGSIVIAEDLTPSQTATLDRTKVCGFATVQGGSTSHVAILARAMGLPAIAGIERRALSLENGTSIILDGNTGTAELNVSEAKLSQARQMIETLAKQRAENREHCMEPAITKDGHTINVVANAANLQDVKHGVQFGGEGVGLLRTELLFQSRNQAPTEDEQEQVYRKMLKVHGDTQTLVIRTLDVGGDKPLTYLPIPKEDNPFLGERGIRVSLNRPAIFRTQIRAILRAAEAGPLEIMFPMVTTLSDFTRAKAIVEEERKALELPEVKVGLMIEVPSTALMAESFAEVADFFSVGTNDLAQYTLAIDRGHPKLAAQADGLSPAVLRLIGMAADAMNHADKRISVCGGIAADPQAVALLVGLGVHKLSVSALSIPDIKAQIRTLSMDECRLLAKKALSLKDATEVRELVSSL
- a CDS encoding AraC family transcriptional regulator; the encoded protein is MQFTPNFNLQDNLIRYFREDVASDAIEMDLFGLLTSYTLKARSDVQPRGLDFYSIVHVTQGSAWLWTQSDARTAVSAGDCLLFYPDTAFDFAAATGDATVDCICFNGGLAEHLKQTNLLNEGVRSIGASRRLLSIIRHAKEGTPAGALRAHSALFHLFTELEVERLSSTEAPSRIAALIDAIRQHPEIWRDSHEMAEFCHLSEAQLRRVFKQETGLSPKTFQDTVRAQKAKELLQNGFSVNVVSDLLGYADPFHFSRRFKTLIGNTPRDFLNS
- a CDS encoding ATP-dependent DNA helicase RecQ, with the protein product MTEQTDPLSILKTTFGFDAFRPGQEQVIQTLLEGRSASAIFPTGSGKSLCYQLPALLLPGLTLVVSPLLALMKDQIDSLQARGVAAERLDSSLDEETYRRVTQDIRGGQLKLLFVAPERLGNERFLNLIHDQRISLLAVDEAHCISSWGHNFRPDYLKLASAAKELKVERVLALTATATPQVSDDMARAFDIAEGDIVNTGFHRPNLELRVTSCSDSERPALLVQRMKERPAGATIIYVSLQRHAEEVAEHLVKEGFDAKAYHAGMKSEDRVATQEAFMNGDVPIICATIAFGMGVDKSDIRYVYHYQMAKGYESYMQEIGRAGRDGAPSVCELFACADDCTALENFVYGDTPDPSSITSIVTELLGSDDEIDIAITDLSRRHDIRQLVVNTLLTRLELKGIIRSEGHYYGDIRFAPSGSSAEILAQYPDNQAAFIRKIFTCCTKARKWITLDIDKAMAHTGQQRNVILRALDSLQHKGLAQLQLAGYRQRFRRLEQDVDIPALCQQLQETFLQHETMEISRIESMLAYAQSDSCLTGKLLHYFGEPIEPCGHCGICLGDAPAKLTERHHASIENTDLSNFTALVAKNAKALSRPRQQARFLCGLNSPAVSATRGLRGNPLFGSYSEVAFAEVLRARDRLTQAIDTEL
- a CDS encoding leucine-rich repeat domain-containing protein, whose protein sequence is MKHLLLSIFIICSLQVSSNAADVSDLTYVIDEDSITITDCYAYASGELVIPETIESMPVTSIGDSAFEYCRRLTSVTIPESVISIGDSAFDNCENLTSVTIPVNVNNIGDSAFQDCSNLTSIDVHSSNQYYSSIDGALLDKSQRTLIKYPSKKTGAFTVPNSVTRINDRAFYRCSYLNSITISDSITRIGSSVFTNCDNLISIDVDLDNRYYSSIAGVLFNKRQTTLIHYPARKTGAFTIPTSVTDIADYAFYHCSYLSSITIPDGVISLGWAPFAGCTSLISVTIPDSVTSLDGSAFSFCSNLTNVIIGSGVTIIRGSAFNNCSSLTNVTIGSSVTSIGGSAFRYCTSLISVTIPASVTSISYSAFSHCSNLTSVIFDGDASVSLPSSVFSNNATAFKVYFYEDASWLTTPTWKGYASETLALNEDSDGDQVPNKLERVLGTNPLHKDSNFKSWHSHGNESMRMHYSPPNEHCQFAIESTTDLSDPESWQVDESLTFSADPSEPTVDLPVDGTESVFYRMRISAIE
- the metK gene encoding methionine adenosyltransferase; this translates as MSKNFIFSSESVGEGHPDKVADYISDSILDACLEQDPNSRVACETLVKSNCVFLAGEISTNAKLNYEEIVRQAIREIGYTNDDDIFHADQVFVSNILTAQSSDIAQGVDAAEAAGKKTAEQGAGDQGIMFGYACNQTPELMPAAIMYAHRLLREMARQRKELKVDWLRPDVKSQVALEYVDGQPVAIKNVVISTQHAEGKAHAEIEAFCIEVIRKVLPAEMLTDQTEYLINPTGNFVIGGPQGDAGLTGRKIIVDTYGGWARHGGGAFSGKDPSKVDRSAAYFTRWVAKNIVAAGLADECELQVAYAIGHPYPTSVHVDTFGTGTVSDAEIAAAAQKVFSFKPADIVSQLDLLRPIYRESTHYGHFAKDNLPWESTHKADELKAAL
- the ahcY gene encoding adenosylhomocysteinase, translated to MSTDTLTKTDYKVKDITLADFGRKEVEIAQFEMPGLMATCEKYADEQPLKGVRIMGSLHMTIQTAVLIETLQKLGADVRWCSCNIFSTQDHAAAYVAKNLGVPVFAWKGETLEEYWWCTEQALTWPDGSGPELIVDDGGDATLLIHKGYELEDGSDWVNSESGSHEESVIKALLKKIHAEDSSKDHFHKVVKDWKGVSEETTTGVHRLYEMHNAGKLLVPAINVNDSVTKSKFDNLYGCRESLLDGIKRATDVMIAGKVGVVCGYGDVGKGCAAALKGMGAQVVVTEVDPICALQAAMEGYRVLTVEDTLGWGDIYVTTTGNYGIITADHMSKMKDQAIVCNIGHFDNEIGVDALDKMPGVEVEMIKPDNEGAVDKYTFPDGHSIYLLAKGRLVNLGCATGHPSFVMSNSFTNQALAQIELWRQVEKYTPGVYILPKHIDEEVARLHLEKIGCKLTTLSEEQASYIGVKPSGPYKPEHYRY